In Ruminiclostridium josui JCM 17888, the genomic window CCTGCTGCAATGATTGACATCAATGCAAAACTTCCTCCCCCACATGGTTGGTTTTGGGAAATAAAAGCAGCACAGAGTTTTCCTGCAACATTTCCTTTCAGTTCTGTATCTAAAAAGCGTTTAATCTGCCAACAGCATGTACCATCCCAATTTGGCGAACCAATAATTATTGCTTGGCTATCACACATAAACACCTTATCATAACTATCTAATGACATAACTCTTACTGTTATGCCCTCCATAGAACACCCTTCAGCGATGCACTGGGCCATTTTCTCAGTATTTTTATCTTCCGAATCAGAGTGATATATTATGGATATTTTAAGTTCCTTCATTTAGAGTCCCTTCCTTTGATACATTTTTAGATAAATATTCCGCTAGCCCTTTCAACGTTGGATATTCAAATATAGTAACTGCCGGTATCTTTTGTCCCATCAATTCACTGAGCTTGTTGGCGACGAAGACAACTACAAGAGAGTCACCACCAATATTAAAAAAGCTATCGTTTACATCTACTTCGCTTATATGTAAAAATTCTTTCCATACACTAGCAATCGCCTTTTCAACATCTGATTGAGGTTCAACATGGGTTTTGGTTTGAATAGGGAATAATGCTTCCTCAGGTAGGTTTTTTCGGTCAATTTTACCACTAGGTGTAAGAGGCATTTTCTCGATTAGGCAGAAAGCACTTGGTATCATATAAGCAGGGAGTTTGAGGCTTAAATAATCTTTTAAATCAAATACTAAATTCTCATTCTTAGCAGAGCGTGGAACAATATAAGCAACTAATCGGCGATCATTTGTATTATATGTTTTAGCTATTACAACCGATTGGATGACTTCTTCATGCTCATTCAAGACTGCTTCGATCTCCTCAATTTCAATCCTAAACCCTCTTATTTTCACTTGATGATCAATTCTTCCCAAGAATTCAATATTACCATCAGGTAGACGTTTTACTAAATCACCTGATTTATAAAGGGGCGCATGCGCCGACCTATTCCATGGATTATCAATGAATTTTTCTTTAGTTAACTGAGGTTTATTCAAGTAACCAGGAGATAAGCATTCTCCTCCAATTAAAAGTTCACCAGCTACACCAATTGGTACAACTTGGCAATTCTCATCTACAACGTAATATTGTGTGTTGGCGATTGGAAAACCTAGAGGGGTACAATTCAAGTCGTTATAATCGGGATTAGAGCCAACCTCATAAAACGACGAAAATACAGCTTCACTAGGTCCATATCCATTCCAAACAGATTTAGATTTTTTTAAGAGTTCTTTTGCTAAATCAGGTGAAAGACCTTCTCCTCCTGCAAGGATTTTCAAATCTTGTTTTCCTTCCCATCCGGACTCAACTAAAATACGATACGCTGTAGGTGTGGCACACATCATAGTTACCCCATGCTTTTCCAATGTGTTAATTAAGGCTGGCCCCAAATCTGCTTCATTGTTTCTCAAAAGAATAACCTTTGCACCGGTAATAAGCGGTAAATAAATTTCCGGTACCGACATATCAAAGGAAATGCTAGCCATGGCTAACACCACATCATCTTTCTGTATTCCCGGTCTGCTCTTCATAGTGTATAGAAGATTACTTATCGATCTGTGTCGTATTGGAACCCCCTTGGGTTTGCCAGTAGACCCAGACGTATAGATAATATAAAACAGCTTATCTAAGTCTATACTCAAATTTAGATTACTGGTATCTTCTTTTTCAATTAACTCTCTTTGTTCATCAATCAATATACATTGATCAATTTTAGTCAAAAATTTAGATTGATGAGTCTTTTCCGTAATAATCAAACTAATGTCTGCATCATCCAACATGTATGATATACGTTCATCAGGATAGTTCGGATCAATCGCAATATATGGATGACCAGATTTTAATACAGCAAGTAACGCAATAATCACACTTGGGGAGCGATCAAGACAAACACCAATTGGTATATTGGGATTAGAATTTTTTCCGCAAATAAACCTTGCTAAAGCATTAGCTCTATTGTTAAGATCTTTATAACTGATTTCTTGATCCTCAAAACATATAGCACATCTGTCCGGTGTAAGTGCAGCCTGCTTCTCAATGAGTTCATGGATACATTCAAGCGGATATTTTTCTTCTGTATGATTCCAATTATTACAAATGTTTTGAACTTCATCTTCTTTCATCAGTGACAACAAACCAATTTTTTGTCTCGGATTTTTGATAACATCATCAATTATATTAAAGAAACTTGATACCATTCTCTCAATCGTAGATGAATGAAATAAACTGTCATTGTATTCAAACATACAGAATAATTCATCTGGTCTCTCGTCAAGTATAAAATTTATATCAACTTTTGACGTTCTTTGATACATTGATACCCGTTCAATTTGCATCGACTTAAAGTCAATTTGAGGTAGTCCAAAATCCCTATATACAAACTGAGTTTCATAAAACGGATTATAGTTAGAATTTCTTTGGTTCGGCAAAACGCTCACTAATCTGTGAAATGGAAAGGAATCATGACGGTAGTCTTCTTTCAGCTTCTCCCATACA contains:
- a CDS encoding flavodoxin family protein; protein product: MKELKISIIYHSDSEDKNTEKMAQCIAEGCSMEGITVRVMSLDSYDKVFMCDSQAIIIGSPNWDGTCCWQIKRFLDTELKGNVAGKLCAAFISQNQPCGGGSFALMSIIAAGLIHGMLIYSGGMSLGRPFTHFGAISTKAPIDNDRECCVKLGQNIANKVIELFGDKN
- a CDS encoding non-ribosomal peptide synthetase; the protein is MSFEYPLSLSQQMIWNLQQSEPTKSFYNEGFAFKIIGPLNPSILEEALMKTLEKHSVFKSSFIIRDGIPIQQVQSLENFKLRIEDVRSITTSDKDEFLENKIYQETIVPFDFEKAPLCRAILYILGDNEYLFQFVIHHMICDGYALGELTKELSAIYNALACNEEIPNKPAKADYSDYVNWLQQWEKSEEYSQHLEYWKKNLQGLPMSNLPTDYKRPKANTYSGKRYSFYISEEIRSNLRDLSKSYGVTLPAVFLTILQILVYRYGGQSDFGMGVPVLNRSKREFRGIFGIFVNMIVFRCGIDGQSTFEEHLKSVWEKLKEDYRHDSFPFHRLVSVLPNQRNSNYNPFYETQFVYRDFGLPQIDFKSMQIERVSMYQRTSKVDINFILDERPDELFCMFEYNDSLFHSSTIERMVSSFFNIIDDVIKNPRQKIGLLSLMKEDEVQNICNNWNHTEEKYPLECIHELIEKQAALTPDRCAICFEDQEISYKDLNNRANALARFICGKNSNPNIPIGVCLDRSPSVIIALLAVLKSGHPYIAIDPNYPDERISYMLDDADISLIITEKTHQSKFLTKIDQCILIDEQRELIEKEDTSNLNLSIDLDKLFYIIYTSGSTGKPKGVPIRHRSISNLLYTMKSRPGIQKDDVVLAMASISFDMSVPEIYLPLITGAKVILLRNNEADLGPALINTLEKHGVTMMCATPTAYRILVESGWEGKQDLKILAGGEGLSPDLAKELLKKSKSVWNGYGPSEAVFSSFYEVGSNPDYNDLNCTPLGFPIANTQYYVVDENCQVVPIGVAGELLIGGECLSPGYLNKPQLTKEKFIDNPWNRSAHAPLYKSGDLVKRLPDGNIEFLGRIDHQVKIRGFRIEIEEIEAVLNEHEEVIQSVVIAKTYNTNDRRLVAYIVPRSAKNENLVFDLKDYLSLKLPAYMIPSAFCLIEKMPLTPSGKIDRKNLPEEALFPIQTKTHVEPQSDVEKAIASVWKEFLHISEVDVNDSFFNIGGDSLVVVFVANKLSELMGQKIPAVTIFEYPTLKGLAEYLSKNVSKEGTLNEGT